From one Vanacampus margaritifer isolate UIUO_Vmar chromosome 12, RoL_Vmar_1.0, whole genome shotgun sequence genomic stretch:
- the tjap1 gene encoding tight junction-associated protein 1 isoform X1, which translates to MSSAAPSRKPYRKAPPQHREARHALAAAAAPTTPPQTQAPDDCQVKEQMFRTPPLQPPPFANKRRPAASSLSSLEFGTAPSTEPFRARRGSAGRRHAERKDRRRAGVPPKSILKKGVSPAAAHASDVIRKSKSAELLDGSSDRQPSARRSSGGPPSRHLAWRMRLLEEKVRFSNFLDEITCRVISPAHLTLLGREASHRRPSPAPRLLGERMPDGECADRRRRWDVRVAALQRSEVTKGAGHVAQVSKPNGRGKVALAVTKQDVVSHVKEVLSDSERIRILQRQNEDLRHRLSLSSHKMEAMEAEFDGSRHYMEAELSRTRDDLDKMRDKFRRLQNSYTASQRANQDLEEKLHALAAVSQTWVHALRTVERDKKTMDGEMVELTNKLLEAKNAIDRLEELNERYRLDCNLAVQLLKCNKSHFRNHKFADLPCELQDMLKKHMKSSSLPEPSPASCSQDPDTLSLTPSDVVPTSVIARVLEKPEPLLLNSAQSSSRGWPNAEDVFVHVDMTAEGRGAAEDATAAAAPFDASCRGPDAGEEAAGVAPSFDKLDPYPPPPPPNPLYPGRKVIEFSSDDKVKIPKNGPLPNCTYATRQAISLGLHGEQPASPSHAALQQHDGAADTPSSQSSPFSSPPQAASMGASSASSSEDLLANWQRLFVDKMAPSAAAAGGTPSRAAYSDGEEGSTASHASSLDTDTDAEPRAYAGGELLPMDPDGRRQEDGEDDESDRLPVISPRLLDLDPALAAAALPRPHRNPKRMGVHHLHRQPQ; encoded by the exons ATGAGCAGCGCGGCGCCGTCCAGGAAGCCGTACCGTAAAGCGCCGCCGCAGCATCGCGAAGCGCGTCACGCcctcgccgctgccgccgcGCCGACCACGCCCCCTCAGACGCAAGCGCCGGATGACTGTCAGGTAAAAGAACAAATGTTCCGCACGCCCCCCCTTCAGCCGCCCCCCTTCGCCAATAAACGGCGGCCGGCCGCCTCCAGCCTGTCCAGCTTGGAATTTGGCACGGCCCCGTCGACGGAGCCTTTCCGCGCCCGCCGCGGGAGTGCCGGCAGACGTCACGCGGAGCGGAAGGACCGAAGAAGAGCCGGCGTTCCCCCGAAGAGCATTCTGAAGAAAGGCGTGTCCCCGGCTGCGGCGCACGCCTCTGATGTCATCAGGAAGTCCAAGTCGGCGGAGCTGTTGGACGGCTCCTCAGACCGGCAACCGTCGGCGCGCCGTTCTTCCGGTGGCCCGCCCTCTCGCCACTTAGCGTGGCGGATGCGGCTCCTGGAAGAGAAGGTCCGCTTCTCCAACTTTCTGGACGAAATCACCTGCCGCGTCATAAGCCCCGCCCACCTCACGCTTCTCGGCAGGGAGGCCTCCCATCGGCGCCCGAGCCCCGCCCCTCGCCTTCTCGGAGAGCGGATGCCGGACGGCGAGTGCGCCGACCGCAGGCGGCGTTGGGACGTGCGGGTGGCGGCGCTGCAGCGCTCGGAGGTGACTAAGGGGGCGGGGCATGTAGCACAAGTGTCCAAGCCAAATGGGCGAGGCAAAGTCGCTCTTGCTGTGACTAAACAGGATGTTGTGTCACATGTCAAG gaGGTTTTGTCCGACTCGGAGCGGATCAG GATCCTTCAGCGGCAGAACGAGGATCTGCGCCATCGCCTGTCGCTCTCCAGCCACAAGATGGAGGCCATGGAGGCGGAGTTTGACGGGAGCCGCCACTACATGGAGGCGGAGCTAAGCCGCACCAGAGATGACCTGGACAAGATGAGGGACAAGTTTCGCAG actccaaaacagctACACGGCGTCTCAGAGGGCCAATCAGGACTTGGAAGAGAAGCTTCACGCGCTG gcTGCCGTCAGTCAAACCTGGGTCCATGCA CTGCGGACGGTGGAGCGAGACAAGAAGACGATGGACGGCGAGATGGTGGAGCTGACCAACAAGCTGCTGGAGGCCAAGAACGCCATCGACCGCCTGGAGGAGCTTAAC GAACGTTACCGGCTGGACTGCAACCTCGCTGTGCAGCTGCTGAAATGCAACAAGTCGCACTTCAGGAACCACAAGTTCGCTGAC CTGCCGTGCGAACTTCAAGACATGCTGAAGAAGCACATGAAGAGCAGCAGCCTGCCGGAGCCGAGCCCCGCCTCCTGCAGCCAGGACCCGGACACGCTGAGCCTGACGCCGTCCGACGTGGTTCCCACCTCGGTCATCGCTCGCGTCCTGGAGAAACCCGAGCCGCTGCTGCTCAACTCGGCGCAATCCAGCAGCCGCGGCTGGCCCAACGCAGAGGACGTCTTTGTGCACGTGGACATGACGGCGGAAGGGCGGGGCGCCGCCGAGGACGCCACGGCCGCCGCCGCGCCCTTTGACGCTTCGTGCCGCGGGCCTGATGCGGGCGAGGAGGCGGCGGGCGTCGCACCCTCTTTTGACAAGCTGGATCCGtacccgccgccgccgccgcctaaCCCTCTCTACCCGGGACGAAAGGTCATCGAGTTCTCCTCGGACGACAAGGTGAAGATTCCCAAGAACGGTCCGCTGCCCAACTGCACCTACGCCACGCGCCAGGCCATCTCGCTGGGCCTGCACGGCGAGCAGCCGGCCAGCCCCTCCCACGCCGCGCTCCAGCAGCACGACGGCGCCGCTGACACGCCCTCCAGCCAGTCCAGCCCCTTCAGCAGCCCGCCACAG GCGGCCAGCATGGGGGCCAGTTCTGCCAGTTCTTCCGAGGACCTTCTGGCCAACTGGCAGCGGCTGTTTGTGGACAAGATGGCGccctcggcggcggcggcgggcgggaCGCCCTCCAGGGCGGCGTACTCGGACGGCGAGGAGGGCTCCACCGCAAGCCACGCCTCCAGCCTGGACACGGACACGGACGCCGAGCCCCGTGCCTACGCCGGCGGGGAGCTGCTCCCAATGGACCCGGACGGGCGGCGCCAGGAGGACGGCGAGGACGATGAGTCCGACCGTTTGCCCGTTATTTCGCCCCGCCTCTTGGACTTGGACCCCGCCTTGGCCGCAGCCGCGCTGCCGCGACCTCACAGGAACCCCAAGAGGATGGGGGTGCACCACCTCCACAGACAACCACAATAA